The following proteins are encoded in a genomic region of Trueperaceae bacterium:
- a CDS encoding lipid-A-disaccharide synthase, whose product MTGRSLRGAQAARADLLVVSNGHGEDLVAGRVVGALLALEPGLRVHALPVVGCGPALARSGAQLVGPRRELPSGGLTMHSAAHLVADLRGGLVGLTVRQVAWLARTRPRAAFVVGDFYAHALAALTRAPRRVLQTLVSVHHGLGGTASPGRYFMERFRRPELALMRRSAMVYVRDAATARHLRGLGLARVAYLGNPMMDGLEGRQLEGSGDAVGPRVALLPGSRAYALRSVAIMVAALERLPGALGLVAWTGRTPPAPPAGWESDVAVAPGVVAAWRNGATRLWWVVDRFADVLRSADVAVGTAGTAVEQAVGLGVPVVTFPLAPDHSAAFVANQARLLGAGVTQGVGEPAALASTLARLWRDEGAAARARAAGAERMGPPGASAALAADLRDWLRDLAAADE is encoded by the coding sequence GTGACGGGCCGGTCCCTGCGCGGGGCGCAGGCGGCCCGCGCCGACCTCCTGGTCGTGAGCAACGGCCACGGCGAGGACCTGGTGGCGGGGCGCGTCGTCGGGGCCCTGCTGGCGCTGGAGCCGGGCCTCCGCGTGCACGCCCTCCCCGTGGTGGGGTGCGGGCCCGCCCTGGCGCGGTCCGGCGCCCAGCTGGTCGGGCCGCGCCGCGAACTCCCCTCCGGCGGGCTGACGATGCACTCGGCGGCTCACCTGGTCGCCGACCTGCGGGGCGGGCTCGTGGGCCTGACCGTGCGACAGGTCGCCTGGCTGGCGCGAACGCGGCCGCGCGCCGCGTTCGTGGTCGGCGACTTCTACGCCCACGCCCTCGCCGCGCTGACGCGCGCGCCGCGGCGCGTGCTCCAGACCCTGGTGTCCGTTCATCACGGGCTCGGCGGGACCGCGAGCCCCGGGCGCTACTTCATGGAGCGGTTCCGCCGGCCGGAGCTGGCCCTTATGCGGCGCAGCGCGATGGTCTACGTGCGCGACGCCGCCACGGCCAGGCACCTGCGGGGGCTGGGTCTCGCGCGCGTGGCATACCTCGGCAACCCGATGATGGACGGTCTCGAGGGGCGGCAGCTCGAGGGCAGCGGCGACGCCGTGGGGCCGCGCGTCGCCCTCCTGCCCGGGAGCCGCGCCTACGCCCTGCGCAGCGTCGCCATCATGGTGGCCGCACTGGAGCGGCTGCCGGGGGCGTTGGGGTTGGTGGCGTGGACCGGGCGGACGCCGCCGGCGCCCCCGGCGGGCTGGGAGAGCGACGTGGCAGTGGCGCCCGGCGTCGTTGCGGCCTGGCGCAACGGCGCCACGCGCCTGTGGTGGGTGGTCGACCGCTTCGCCGACGTGCTGAGGAGCGCCGACGTCGCCGTGGGCACGGCGGGCACCGCCGTCGAGCAGGCCGTGGGACTGGGAGTCCCCGTCGTCACCTTCCCGCTGGCGCCCGATCACTCCGCAGCGTTCGTGGCCAACCAGGCGCGCCTGCTCGGCGCGGGGGTGACGCAAGGCGTCGGGGAGCCGGCGGCGCTGGCCTCGACCCTGGCCCGCCTGTGGCGGGACGAGGGCGCCGCGGCCCGGGCGCGCGCGGCCGGCGCGGAGCGGATGGGGCCGCCCGGCGCCAGCGCGGCGCTCGCCGCCGACCTGCGGGACTGGCTGAGGGACCTCGCCGCCGCCGACGAGTAG
- the zapE gene encoding cell division protein ZapE, with translation MKPPPPPSPKDLRPPPRFAGVAFETYAPQHPSQAAARDQLREFVLGRDWRHRAGGRGATPTWWPWQRSKAAPGAGLYLDGGFGVGKTHLLAAAYAAADTPEKRYLSFQELVYLIGVLGMAGAHAEFAATELLCIDEFELDDPGNTLIVKTFLAARFAAGTAVVTTSNTPPAAQGQGRFNADDFRREIQSLAASFRVIPVDGPDYRQRAQRGSWTSEAELSRRIATERAPGPRLSLSWLELLDLLRSVHPTRFGGLLAQVRVVYLHGVAPLASQNDALRFVHFVDKAYDRQVGLRASGVGALQDVFDPSYREGAYAKKHHRCVSRLAELLGEGTSRTVAAPTEPEGDVLTPTGD, from the coding sequence CTGAAGCCCCCGCCGCCGCCTTCGCCGAAGGACCTAAGGCCGCCGCCGCGCTTCGCGGGCGTCGCGTTCGAGACCTACGCGCCGCAGCACCCGTCGCAGGCGGCGGCGCGCGACCAGCTGCGCGAGTTCGTCCTAGGCCGCGATTGGCGCCACCGCGCGGGCGGCAGGGGGGCGACGCCCACCTGGTGGCCGTGGCAGAGGTCGAAGGCCGCGCCCGGTGCCGGGCTCTACCTGGACGGCGGCTTCGGGGTCGGCAAGACCCATCTCCTGGCGGCGGCCTACGCCGCCGCCGATACGCCCGAGAAGCGCTACTTGAGCTTCCAGGAGCTCGTCTACCTGATCGGGGTGCTCGGCATGGCGGGCGCGCACGCCGAGTTCGCGGCGACCGAGCTCCTGTGCATCGACGAGTTCGAGCTCGACGATCCGGGCAACACCCTCATCGTGAAGACCTTCCTGGCCGCGCGCTTCGCGGCGGGCACGGCGGTGGTGACGACCTCGAACACCCCGCCGGCCGCGCAGGGCCAGGGGCGCTTCAACGCCGACGACTTCAGGCGCGAGATCCAGTCCTTGGCGGCGTCTTTCCGGGTCATCCCGGTGGACGGCCCCGACTACAGGCAGCGCGCTCAGCGGGGGTCGTGGACGAGCGAGGCGGAGTTGTCGAGGCGCATCGCGACGGAGCGCGCGCCGGGCCCGCGGCTCTCGCTGAGCTGGCTGGAGCTGCTCGACCTGCTGCGGAGCGTTCACCCGACCCGGTTCGGCGGGCTCTTGGCGCAGGTGCGCGTGGTCTACCTGCACGGCGTGGCCCCGCTGGCGTCGCAGAACGACGCACTGCGCTTCGTTCACTTCGTTGACAAGGCGTACGATCGCCAGGTCGGGTTGCGGGCGAGCGGGGTCGGCGCCCTGCAGGACGTCTTCGACCCCTCCTACCGCGAGGGTGCCTACGCCAAGAAGCATCACCGCTGCGTCTCGCGCCTCGCTGAGCTGCTGGGCGAGGGAACGAGCCGCACCGTGGCAGCGCCCACCGAGCCCGAGGGCGACGTCCTGACGCCCACGGGCGACTGA
- a CDS encoding SufE family protein, whose translation MSIPARLQSIVSDFAAAPASLRLPLLLEYANKLPPLPPGVVADLERVHECQTPLFLRAEAGPDGVVELLFDAPPEAPTTRGFAAVVGAGLAGATVAEVMGVPDDFYQAMGLAELISPMRLRGMGAIVTRIKRQLAERAGPDAG comes from the coding sequence ATGAGCATCCCGGCCAGGTTGCAGTCGATCGTCTCCGACTTCGCGGCGGCGCCGGCCTCGCTCCGCCTACCGCTGTTGCTCGAGTACGCGAACAAGCTGCCCCCGCTCCCGCCGGGCGTGGTCGCCGACCTCGAACGCGTGCACGAGTGCCAGACGCCGCTCTTCCTCCGGGCGGAGGCCGGGCCGGACGGGGTCGTCGAGCTCCTCTTCGACGCCCCGCCCGAGGCGCCGACCACCCGCGGCTTCGCGGCGGTGGTGGGGGCCGGCCTGGCGGGAGCGACGGTCGCGGAGGTCATGGGCGTTCCCGACGACTTCTACCAGGCGATGGGCCTGGCAGAACTCATCTCGCCCATGCGGCTTCGCGGCATGGGCGCCATCGTGACGCGCATCAAGCGCCAGCTCGCAGAGCGCGCGGGCCCTGACGCCGGTTAG
- the aroA gene encoding 3-phosphoshikimate 1-carboxyvinyltransferase, translating to MPPTVEVGPQGAVRGALRVPGSKSITNRALVVAALARGETLLRGALVAEDSEVMLRALGALGVRVGSVGGDLRVVGAAGPVPAGAADLDLRLSGTSLRFLVAVVALGRGRFRLDGNARMRERPIQESLDALTALGAQATSEFGNGCPPVTVVTDGLRGGTVRVRGDRSSQFLSGLLMAAPYARGPVTLEVEGELLSKPFVDMTLDIMRDFGVTVERDGYEAFRVVPGGYVGRDYAVEGDAMAAGYYWAAAAVTGGQARVCNIGKGTRQGDARLAKVLEAMGCEVTWGCDHVSVRGPHGGRLRGSQAFDLNDMPDQAQTLAVAALFADGPVRIFNVGNMRIKETDRLAAMTTELSRLGARVEEGDDELTVHPLAVPPPGPVLLETYGDHRMAMSLAVAGARLPNVIIKDPGCVAKTYPDFFDDYLGFLAGRSA from the coding sequence CTGCCTCCGACCGTAGAAGTGGGACCCCAGGGCGCCGTGCGCGGCGCCCTCCGCGTGCCCGGCTCCAAGAGCATCACGAACCGCGCCCTAGTCGTCGCGGCGCTCGCGCGCGGCGAGACGCTGCTGCGCGGCGCCCTCGTGGCGGAGGACTCCGAGGTGATGCTGCGGGCCCTGGGCGCGCTGGGCGTCCGGGTCGGTTCCGTGGGAGGCGACCTGCGGGTCGTCGGCGCTGCCGGTCCCGTGCCCGCCGGCGCGGCCGACCTCGACCTGCGCCTCTCCGGCACGAGCCTCCGCTTCCTGGTCGCCGTGGTGGCGCTCGGCCGGGGCCGCTTCCGGCTCGACGGCAACGCCCGCATGCGCGAGCGGCCCATCCAGGAGTCGCTCGACGCCCTGACGGCCCTCGGCGCCCAGGCGACCAGTGAGTTCGGCAACGGCTGCCCGCCGGTGACCGTCGTGACCGACGGGCTCCGGGGCGGCACCGTGCGCGTGCGGGGCGACAGGAGCTCGCAGTTCCTCTCGGGCCTGCTCATGGCCGCGCCGTACGCGCGCGGTCCCGTCACCCTCGAGGTCGAGGGGGAGCTCCTGAGCAAGCCGTTCGTCGACATGACGCTCGACATCATGCGCGACTTCGGCGTGACCGTGGAGCGCGACGGCTACGAGGCGTTCCGGGTCGTACCCGGCGGCTACGTCGGGCGCGACTACGCGGTCGAGGGGGACGCCATGGCCGCCGGCTACTACTGGGCGGCGGCGGCCGTGACGGGCGGCCAGGCCCGCGTCTGCAACATCGGGAAGGGCACGCGCCAGGGCGACGCGCGCCTCGCCAAGGTGCTCGAGGCGATGGGCTGCGAGGTCACGTGGGGGTGCGATCACGTGAGCGTGCGTGGACCGCACGGCGGGCGCCTCCGCGGTTCCCAGGCCTTCGACCTCAACGACATGCCGGACCAGGCGCAGACGCTCGCCGTGGCGGCGCTGTTCGCGGACGGGCCGGTGCGGATCTTCAACGTCGGCAACATGCGCATCAAGGAGACCGACCGCCTGGCCGCCATGACGACGGAGCTCTCGCGCCTCGGCGCGCGGGTGGAGGAGGGGGACGACGAGCTGACCGTCCACCCGTTGGCCGTCCCCCCGCCCGGACCGGTCCTCCTCGAGACCTACGGCGACCACCGCATGGCCATGTCCCTCGCCGTCGCCGGCGCCCGCCTCCCCAACGTGATCATCAAGGACCCCGGCTGCGTGGCGAAGACCTACCCCGACTTCTTCGACGACTACCTGGGCTTCCTGGCCGGGCGGTCGGCGTGA
- a CDS encoding NAD(+)/NADH kinase, translating to MNLAARFVKPASALSRVVLASTAHKPEAHPLARELGELLERAGVAVAYDLDGSGALEEHARGADLVVSVGGDGTLLSAARRLAGSPVPLMGVNLGKLGFLAEFGADEVLRFAAAGEVPSWPVREKMMLEVRIKGRPGARHALNDVMLSQGVMTRLVRVRMRVDGAYATEYRADGLVVSTPVGSTAYSLSLGGPILDHALRALVVTPVAPHSLTNRPIVLPGTSVIGLQVLTRSDEIAMVIDGQERVDLEVGDTILLTAAERGLMLVSTGRRSAFDVLRHKLAWGEGPLPPLPLES from the coding sequence TTGAACCTGGCCGCCCGCTTCGTCAAGCCGGCGTCGGCACTCTCGCGCGTGGTCCTGGCGAGCACGGCGCACAAGCCCGAAGCGCACCCCCTGGCACGCGAGCTGGGCGAGCTGCTGGAGCGCGCGGGCGTGGCGGTGGCCTACGACCTCGACGGCTCGGGCGCGCTCGAGGAGCACGCCCGCGGCGCGGACCTGGTCGTGTCGGTGGGGGGCGACGGCACGCTCCTGTCGGCCGCCCGTCGCCTGGCGGGCTCCCCCGTGCCGCTCATGGGGGTCAACCTCGGCAAGCTCGGCTTCCTGGCGGAGTTCGGGGCGGACGAGGTCCTCCGCTTCGCTGCCGCCGGCGAGGTGCCCTCGTGGCCCGTGCGCGAGAAGATGATGCTCGAGGTCCGCATCAAGGGGCGGCCGGGCGCCAGGCACGCCCTGAACGACGTGATGCTGTCGCAGGGGGTGATGACGCGCCTCGTGAGGGTCCGCATGCGCGTCGACGGGGCGTACGCGACCGAGTACCGCGCGGACGGCCTCGTGGTGTCCACGCCGGTGGGTTCGACGGCGTACTCGCTGTCGCTGGGGGGGCCCATCCTGGACCACGCCCTGCGCGCGCTCGTCGTCACGCCCGTGGCTCCCCACAGCCTCACCAACCGGCCCATCGTCCTGCCCGGCACGTCCGTCATCGGCCTGCAGGTACTGACGCGCTCGGACGAGATAGCCATGGTCATCGACGGGCAGGAGCGCGTCGACCTCGAGGTTGGGGACACCATCCTCCTGACGGCGGCCGAACGCGGGCTCATGCTCGTGTCGACCGGGAGGCGCAGCGCGTTCGACGTGCTCCGCCACAAGCTGGCCTGGGGCGAGGGGCCGCTGCCACCACTACCGCTCGAGTCGTGA
- a CDS encoding TraB/GumN family protein: MTDEPHAAPGVDDAATPAADAAPPPEHAAPPTVEELRALAGDQPLEVVERAGVRYTLLGTAHVSRTSAEVVTKMIAGGRFDAVAIELDAGRYRALTEPEAHAQMDLLKVLRQGKAGMLAVNLALAAFQQRMAEQFGVEPGAEMRAAIAGAKAAQLPVLLIDRDIGVTLRRVNANLGWWQRLTLFAGLIASAFSSDKISEADVEALKEGDILESTFTEFAAKSERIYRPLVAERDEYMVARLLERAPGHRDVLVVVGAGHLKGVAALLSGPPSDPAATTARLEVVPPPTPLTKALPWLVVALVLAGFVVGFLRSPDVGLTLLTEWTLIHVVLSALGALVALAHPVTVVAAAVASPFTALNPLIGVGFVAAGTELWLRRPSVGDFEALRRDVTTARGWWRNRAARVLLVFVLTTLGSATGTYVAGFRIFGRLFGG, encoded by the coding sequence ATGACCGACGAGCCCCACGCGGCCCCGGGCGTCGACGACGCCGCCACGCCGGCCGCCGACGCCGCCCCGCCCCCCGAGCACGCCGCCCCTCCCACGGTCGAGGAGCTGCGCGCGCTTGCCGGCGACCAACCACTCGAGGTCGTGGAACGAGCGGGAGTGCGCTACACGCTCCTCGGGACGGCGCACGTCTCGCGAACGAGCGCTGAGGTGGTCACCAAGATGATCGCCGGCGGCCGCTTCGACGCGGTCGCCATCGAGCTCGACGCCGGCCGCTACCGCGCCCTCACCGAGCCGGAGGCGCACGCCCAGATGGACCTGCTGAAGGTGCTGAGGCAGGGCAAGGCCGGCATGCTCGCCGTCAACCTTGCCCTGGCGGCGTTCCAGCAACGGATGGCGGAGCAGTTCGGGGTGGAGCCGGGGGCGGAGATGCGGGCCGCCATCGCCGGGGCGAAGGCCGCGCAGCTGCCGGTGCTGCTCATCGACCGCGACATCGGCGTGACGCTGAGGCGCGTCAACGCCAACCTCGGCTGGTGGCAGCGACTCACGCTGTTCGCCGGCCTGATCGCGTCCGCCTTCAGCAGCGACAAGATCTCCGAGGCGGACGTGGAGGCCCTCAAGGAGGGCGACATCCTGGAGTCGACGTTCACGGAGTTCGCGGCCAAGAGCGAGCGCATCTACCGGCCGCTCGTGGCGGAGCGCGACGAGTACATGGTCGCCAGGCTGTTGGAGCGCGCTCCCGGCCACAGGGACGTCCTGGTCGTGGTGGGCGCCGGCCACCTCAAGGGCGTCGCCGCCCTCCTGTCGGGGCCGCCGAGCGACCCCGCCGCGACCACGGCGCGCCTGGAGGTCGTGCCGCCGCCGACCCCCCTCACGAAGGCGCTGCCTTGGCTGGTGGTCGCGCTCGTGCTGGCGGGCTTCGTCGTCGGTTTCCTGCGCAGCCCGGACGTCGGCCTCACGCTGCTGACGGAGTGGACCCTCATCCACGTGGTCCTGAGCGCGCTGGGCGCGCTGGTGGCGCTGGCCCACCCGGTGACGGTGGTGGCGGCGGCGGTTGCGTCGCCGTTCACGGCCCTCAACCCCCTGATCGGGGTCGGGTTCGTGGCGGCGGGGACCGAGCTATGGTTGCGCCGCCCGAGCGTCGGCGACTTCGAGGCGCTGCGGCGCGACGTCACGACAGCCCGGGGCTGGTGGCGCAACCGCGCCGCCCGCGTGCTGCTCGTCTTCGTGCTCACGACCCTGGGGTCGGCCACCGGGACCTACGTGGCGGGGTTCAGGATCTTCGGGCGCCTCTTCGGGGGCTGA
- the rpmE gene encoding 50S ribosomal protein L31: MKKNIHPKMVPCKVICDGEVVMETYSTKPELHVDVWSGNHPFYTGEQRFIDTEGRVEKFQKRFGDSYRRNK; the protein is encoded by the coding sequence ATGAAGAAGAACATCCACCCCAAGATGGTGCCCTGCAAGGTCATCTGCGACGGCGAGGTCGTCATGGAGACCTACAGCACGAAGCCGGAACTGCACGTCGACGTCTGGTCGGGCAACCACCCGTTCTACACGGGCGAGCAGCGGTTCATCGACACCGAGGGGCGCGTCGAGAAGTTCCAGAAGCGCTTCGGCGACTCGTACCGCCGCAACAAGTAA
- a CDS encoding ABC transporter substrate-binding protein, producing the protein MSRRLANVLIGLLLLGTATATSYPLTVVDDLGREIVFAAAPTRIVSMLPSHTESVCALAACDALVGVDRHSNYPAAVSAVTQLGDAFAPDLEALVALEPDLVLVDEYSGLQAPLAELGIAVYAGSPQSVADTYAFLETLGRVLDRETEAAVLVGRLRGEIAGIAAVLADEVRPTVFVELDPTPYSVGPGSYLGELVTAAGGANIVTAAMGDFPQVDPEYVVLQDPEIVVLTDAPFGVTSADVAARPGWDGVKAVVAGRVFELDQAAADLLSRPGPRLAEAVEVLVRLFHPGKL; encoded by the coding sequence ATGTCCAGGCGCCTCGCTAACGTCCTCATCGGCCTCCTGCTCCTCGGCACCGCAACCGCCACCTCCTACCCACTGACGGTCGTCGACGACCTCGGTCGCGAGATCGTGTTCGCCGCCGCGCCGACGCGGATCGTGAGCATGTTGCCGAGCCATACGGAGAGCGTGTGCGCCCTCGCCGCGTGCGACGCGCTGGTGGGGGTCGATCGGCACAGCAACTACCCGGCGGCCGTCAGCGCCGTGACCCAGTTGGGCGACGCCTTCGCGCCCGACCTCGAGGCGCTCGTCGCGCTCGAACCCGACCTCGTCCTCGTCGACGAGTACAGCGGGTTGCAGGCGCCCTTGGCCGAGCTCGGCATCGCCGTCTACGCCGGCTCGCCCCAGTCGGTGGCCGACACGTACGCCTTCCTGGAGACGCTCGGCCGCGTCCTCGACCGCGAGACGGAGGCGGCGGTGCTGGTCGGGCGGCTGCGCGGCGAGATCGCCGGGATCGCGGCCGTGCTGGCCGACGAGGTCAGGCCGACGGTGTTCGTCGAGCTCGACCCGACGCCCTACTCGGTCGGCCCCGGCTCCTACCTCGGTGAACTCGTGACGGCCGCCGGCGGCGCCAACATCGTGACCGCCGCCATGGGCGACTTCCCCCAGGTCGACCCCGAGTACGTGGTGCTCCAAGACCCCGAGATCGTGGTCCTCACCGACGCGCCGTTCGGGGTCACCAGCGCCGACGTCGCCGCGCGGCCCGGTTGGGACGGCGTGAAGGCGGTCGTCGCCGGGCGGGTGTTCGAGCTCGACCAGGCCGCCGCCGACCTCCTCAGCCGCCCCGGACCGCGCCTGGCCGAGGCGGTGGAGGTCCTCGTGAGGCTCTTCCACCCCGGCAAGCTCTGA
- a CDS encoding GAF domain-containing sensor histidine kinase translates to MPTSVGPTSVGPTSVGPTSVGPTSAGPTLVKRVTGEESLSHHVRLARLWLPLAIVGVVVVYQLIVVPLGGPTFRFWAPLLFYGILGPLATYVTLNWIAREAKAHEQAQADLARLYRELRSSHELLGAIQDVTLRYAAAPDIEGTIAVAVRGVAKVTGAEAVGLVMGPAEYGAASGVGLTPELAADAQGRDADLRRGKAGSGQREALGEYLGADGERLVVLSAPLSWGGRPEGSLHAYYRGAPSAGSREAFGILASQFSAVAEATNLRMRDLLTLIEVDRRLRAEGNLERLLDAVLTEMMARVAAGAGGVFLLEDGSRLQLRASLGIGRVTVPPSWKVGEGIVGRVALKGEPTVIERLGDAERAASGPLLKEAGSAVALPLTTDDRLLGVIVLSHADEAHFDRRAIPFLGLLATQASLAVRNATAYLQSEELAIVEERARIAREIHDGVAQLLAFSLLKLDLADKLLPKDPEKARQSLGQARDTVRETIKEVRRSIFALRPVDLERHGFVETVRRYVADFGQQNDVQARIEVGELPSLSVKQEAVLFRIFQEAMHNVAKHARASEVAVRLGTAPDGMAYVTVTDDGHGFDPQSVGDRVTSAGGLGLKQMRERVEARGGRLDVTSQAGGGTTVSAAIPS, encoded by the coding sequence GTGCCGACGTCCGTCGGGCCGACGTCCGTCGGGCCGACGTCCGTCGGGCCGACGTCCGTGGGGCCGACGTCCGCCGGGCCGACCCTCGTCAAGCGGGTCACGGGTGAGGAGAGCCTCTCGCATCACGTGCGCCTGGCGCGGCTCTGGCTGCCGCTCGCCATCGTCGGGGTCGTCGTCGTCTACCAACTCATCGTCGTGCCGCTGGGCGGCCCGACGTTCCGGTTCTGGGCGCCGCTGCTCTTCTACGGCATCCTGGGGCCGCTGGCGACGTACGTGACGCTGAACTGGATCGCCAGGGAAGCCAAGGCCCACGAGCAGGCGCAGGCGGACCTGGCGCGCCTCTACCGCGAGCTGCGCTCCAGCCACGAGCTGCTGGGCGCCATCCAGGACGTCACGCTTCGCTACGCCGCCGCGCCCGACATCGAGGGCACCATCGCGGTGGCGGTGCGCGGCGTGGCGAAGGTCACCGGCGCCGAGGCCGTCGGGCTGGTGATGGGTCCCGCCGAGTACGGGGCGGCCAGCGGCGTCGGGCTCACGCCCGAACTCGCGGCCGACGCGCAGGGCCGCGACGCGGACCTGCGCCGCGGCAAGGCCGGCAGCGGTCAGCGCGAGGCCCTGGGGGAGTACCTCGGCGCCGACGGCGAGCGCCTGGTCGTCCTCAGCGCGCCCCTGTCGTGGGGTGGGCGTCCCGAGGGCTCGTTGCACGCCTACTACCGGGGGGCCCCGAGCGCCGGCAGTCGCGAGGCGTTCGGCATCCTCGCCTCGCAGTTCTCGGCCGTGGCCGAGGCGACCAACCTGCGCATGCGCGACCTACTCACGCTCATCGAGGTCGACCGGCGCTTGCGGGCCGAGGGCAACCTCGAACGCCTACTTGACGCGGTGCTCACCGAGATGATGGCGCGCGTGGCCGCCGGCGCGGGCGGTGTCTTCCTGCTGGAGGACGGGTCGCGCCTGCAGCTGCGCGCCAGCCTGGGGATCGGGCGCGTCACGGTTCCGCCCAGCTGGAAGGTGGGGGAGGGGATAGTCGGGCGCGTGGCGCTCAAGGGGGAGCCGACTGTGATCGAGAGGCTCGGCGACGCCGAGCGGGCCGCTTCGGGCCCGCTACTCAAGGAGGCCGGTAGCGCGGTGGCGCTCCCGCTGACGACCGACGACAGGCTCCTCGGCGTCATCGTGTTGTCTCACGCCGACGAGGCGCACTTCGACAGGCGCGCCATCCCGTTCCTGGGGCTGCTGGCCACCCAGGCGAGCCTGGCCGTCAGGAACGCCACCGCCTACCTACAGTCGGAGGAGCTCGCCATCGTGGAGGAGCGCGCGCGCATCGCCCGGGAGATCCACGACGGTGTCGCGCAGCTCCTCGCCTTCTCCCTCCTCAAGCTCGACCTGGCGGACAAGCTCCTGCCGAAGGACCCCGAGAAGGCGCGACAGTCGTTGGGGCAGGCCCGCGACACGGTGCGCGAGACCATCAAGGAGGTGAGGCGCTCCATCTTCGCGCTCAGGCCGGTCGACCTGGAGCGCCACGGCTTCGTGGAGACCGTCAGGCGCTACGTCGCCGACTTCGGTCAGCAGAACGACGTCCAGGCTCGCATCGAGGTGGGCGAACTCCCCTCCCTGTCGGTGAAGCAGGAGGCCGTGCTGTTCAGGATCTTCCAGGAGGCGATGCACAACGTTGCCAAGCACGCCAGGGCGAGCGAGGTGGCGGTGCGCCTGGGCACGGCGCCCGACGGGATGGCCTACGTGACGGTGACCGACGATGGCCACGGCTTCGACCCTCAGAGCGTGGGCGACCGGGTGACGTCGGCGGGCGGCCTGGGCCTGAAGCAGATGCGCGAGCGCGTCGAGGCGCGCGGGGGGCGCCTCGACGTGACCTCGCAAGCGGGCGGCGGCACCACCGTCTCGGCGGCGATACCGTCCTGA
- the cmk gene encoding (d)CMP kinase, which yields MVITIDGPAASGKSSAARLLAQRLGVAYVSSGLLYRAATLLALRHAAPLDDEAALLALLARHDVRLHPGAAANRLTVDWADLTDDLHTDAVDGSVSAVARHQGVRAWVNARLREMGGSFVIDGRDMGTSVFPDAVAKFYLTADARVRAARRAGERGAALEAIAAELTRRDERDQRQSVPAPDAQVIDTSALTLAEVVERILAAVLRVLPYKAVTT from the coding sequence GTGGTGATCACCATCGACGGCCCGGCCGCTTCCGGCAAGTCGAGCGCCGCGCGGCTGTTGGCGCAGCGCCTCGGCGTCGCCTACGTGTCGAGCGGACTCCTCTACCGGGCCGCCACGCTACTGGCCCTGCGCCACGCGGCGCCGCTCGACGACGAGGCCGCGCTACTGGCGTTGCTGGCGCGGCACGACGTGCGCCTGCACCCCGGTGCCGCCGCCAACCGGCTGACCGTCGACTGGGCCGACCTCACTGACGACCTCCACACCGACGCGGTCGACGGCAGCGTGTCGGCCGTCGCGCGACATCAGGGCGTGCGCGCGTGGGTGAACGCGCGCCTGCGCGAGATGGGGGGCTCGTTCGTCATCGACGGCCGCGACATGGGCACGAGCGTCTTCCCGGACGCGGTGGCCAAGTTCTACCTGACCGCCGACGCCCGGGTGCGAGCGGCGCGCCGAGCGGGGGAGCGCGGCGCCGCGCTGGAGGCCATCGCGGCCGAACTTACGCGCCGTGACGAGCGCGACCAGCGCCAATCGGTTCCCGCCCCCGACGCTCAGGTGATCGATACGAGCGCGCTCACCCTGGCCGAGGTGGTGGAGCGGATCTTGGCGGCGGTGCTGCGCGTCCTGCCCTACAAGGCGGTCACCACTTGA